One part of the Granulicella arctica genome encodes these proteins:
- the rplB gene encoding 50S ribosomal protein L2: MPIKSFRPITPSLRFATKLVNSDLTTDKPHKPLLGVKPRTGGRNNAGGMTMRHHGGGHKQKLRLVDFKRDKFGIPGTVATVEYDPNRSSRIALINYADGEKRYIIQPIGLKVGQSIMSGPEADILVGNALPLKNIPIGTIVHNIELRPGKGAQMARSAGAQVNLIAKEGDYALLKLPSGETRKVLVECMATIGQVGNTDHENVTIGKAGRNRWKGIRPSNRGVSMNPVDHPHGGGEGKTSGGRHPVTPWGQPTRGYKTRNNKRTDVFIVSRRSK; encoded by the coding sequence ATGCCGATTAAATCATTTCGACCGATTACCCCGAGCCTCCGCTTCGCGACCAAGCTGGTCAACAGCGACCTGACGACGGACAAGCCCCATAAGCCTCTCCTCGGCGTCAAGCCCCGCACCGGTGGACGCAACAACGCCGGTGGCATGACCATGCGCCATCACGGCGGCGGTCACAAGCAGAAGCTTCGCCTCGTCGACTTCAAGCGTGATAAGTTCGGTATCCCGGGCACTGTGGCAACGGTAGAGTACGACCCGAACCGTAGCTCGCGCATCGCGTTGATCAACTACGCGGATGGTGAGAAGCGCTACATTATCCAGCCCATCGGGCTCAAGGTCGGTCAGTCGATCATGAGCGGCCCTGAGGCGGACATCCTGGTCGGCAATGCTCTGCCGCTCAAGAACATTCCTATTGGAACGATCGTACATAACATCGAGCTGCGTCCCGGTAAGGGCGCGCAGATGGCGCGTTCTGCGGGCGCACAGGTCAACCTGATCGCAAAGGAAGGCGACTACGCTCTTCTCAAGCTGCCTTCGGGCGAGACCCGCAAGGTCCTCGTCGAGTGCATGGCCACGATCGGCCAGGTCGGTAACACGGACCACGAGAACGTCACCATCGGCAAGGCTGGACGCAACCGCTGGAAGGGAATTCGTCCCTCCAACCGCGGTGTTTCGATGAACCCTGTCGACCACCCGCACGGTGGTGGTGAAGGTAAGACCTCGGGCGGTCGTCACCCTGTTACTCCCTGGGGTCAGCCGACTCGTGGATACAAGACCCGTAACAACAAGCGGACCGATGTCTTTATCGTCAGCCGCCGCAGCAAGTAA
- the rpsS gene encoding 30S ribosomal protein S19, whose translation MARSAKKGPFIDDHLMKKIDVMNQANDKKVLRTWSRRSTIHPDFVGHTIAVHNGRKFIPVYVTENMVGHKLGEFSATRTFKGHSARASESAAKGK comes from the coding sequence ATGGCACGTTCCGCAAAAAAGGGTCCCTTCATCGACGACCACCTCATGAAGAAGATCGACGTCATGAACCAGGCAAACGACAAGAAGGTCCTCCGCACCTGGTCGCGTCGTTCCACTATTCACCCGGACTTCGTCGGCCACACCATCGCTGTCCACAACGGCCGCAAGTTCATTCCGGTCTATGTGACGGAGAACATGGTTGGCCACAAGCTTGGTGAGTTCTCCGCGACTCGCACCTTCAAGGGCCATTCTGCACGGGCCTCCGAAAGCGCCGCGAAGGGCAAGTAA
- the rplV gene encoding 50S ribosomal protein L22, translating into MSKIAVEKVREFRAEAKFQRTSPQKAKLVLDMIKGLRVEQAINTVHFSTKKMAPVIEKVLRSAIQNANYVSQEQGLDVDVDNLYVRTAIANEGPRMKRIRPAPMGRAFRYQRRLAHIIVTVAEKKSAESVSASAAEAPAAPVAKKAAKKTAAKSAAKKPAAKKAATKKAAK; encoded by the coding sequence ATGTCGAAGATTGCCGTAGAAAAAGTTCGAGAGTTCCGCGCGGAAGCTAAATTTCAGCGCACCAGTCCGCAGAAGGCGAAGCTTGTCCTTGACATGATCAAGGGTCTTCGCGTTGAGCAAGCGATCAACACCGTCCACTTCAGCACCAAGAAGATGGCGCCTGTGATCGAGAAGGTTCTGCGCTCCGCCATCCAGAATGCCAACTACGTCTCGCAGGAGCAGGGCTTGGATGTCGATGTAGACAACCTGTATGTCCGCACCGCGATCGCCAACGAGGGCCCGCGCATGAAGCGGATCCGGCCTGCCCCGATGGGACGTGCCTTCCGCTACCAGCGTCGGCTCGCCCACATTATCGTTACGGTAGCTGAGAAGAAGTCGGCGGAATCGGTCAGCGCATCAGCAGCGGAAGCTCCGGCGGCCCCGGTTGCGAAGAAGGCTGCTAAGAAGACCGCAGCCAAGTCCGCAGCAAAGAAGCCTGCCGCGAAAAAAGCTGCAACCAAGAAGGCTGCAAAGTAA
- the rpsC gene encoding 30S ribosomal protein S3, protein MGQKVHPYGFRLGVNKPWKSRWFVERGYDKLLVEDVKLKAELREKLKAAGVSSVEVERPGNKLRLIIRTARPGIIIGRKGAEIDKLKADIQKRTSREVFIDILEVNKPELDAQLVAENIALQLEKRVSFRRAMRKSVDSALRFGCKGIKVRVSGRLNGNEIARSEWYLQGRLPLHTLRADIDYGFAEAHTTYGIIGVKTWVYRGDIYEQKKRRDQGVVASGAFAS, encoded by the coding sequence ATGGGACAGAAAGTCCATCCGTATGGGTTTCGCCTCGGCGTCAACAAGCCGTGGAAGTCGCGTTGGTTCGTCGAGCGCGGCTATGACAAGCTGCTGGTCGAGGACGTCAAGCTCAAGGCCGAGCTCCGTGAGAAGCTCAAGGCTGCCGGTGTCAGTTCGGTAGAGGTTGAGCGTCCGGGCAACAAGCTGCGCCTCATCATCCGCACCGCGCGTCCGGGCATCATCATCGGCCGCAAGGGCGCTGAGATCGACAAGCTCAAGGCCGACATTCAGAAGCGCACCAGCCGCGAGGTCTTCATCGACATTCTCGAGGTCAACAAGCCGGAGCTCGATGCTCAGCTTGTCGCCGAGAACATCGCCCTCCAGCTCGAGAAGCGCGTCAGCTTCCGTCGCGCGATGCGCAAGTCGGTTGACTCCGCCCTTCGCTTCGGCTGCAAGGGAATCAAGGTTCGCGTCTCCGGTCGTCTCAACGGAAACGAGATCGCCCGTTCCGAGTGGTACCTCCAGGGCCGTCTGCCGCTGCACACGCTGCGCGCCGACATCGACTACGGTTTTGCTGAGGCACACACCACCTACGGCATCATCGGCGTCAAGACCTGGGTCTACCGTGGAGACATCTACGAGCAGAAGAAGCGCCGCGATCAGGGCGTTGTTGCCTCGGGTGCTTTCGCGTCCTAA
- the rplP gene encoding 50S ribosomal protein L16, with amino-acid sequence MLMPKKVKYRKQQRGRMCGKAWRGSDLSFGDFGLKVVECGYITDRQIEASRIAMTRFIKRGGKVWLRIFPDKPITKKPAETRMGKGKGAPDHWVAVVRPGKILFEMEGVTPELAREAMRLAAHKLPLKTSFVMRHDAKVAVAAK; translated from the coding sequence ATGTTGATGCCAAAGAAGGTCAAGTATCGCAAGCAGCAACGCGGTCGCATGTGCGGCAAGGCGTGGCGTGGCTCCGATCTCTCGTTCGGCGACTTCGGCCTCAAGGTCGTTGAGTGCGGCTACATTACGGACCGCCAGATCGAAGCCAGCCGTATCGCCATGACGCGCTTCATTAAGCGTGGTGGTAAGGTATGGCTCCGCATTTTCCCGGACAAGCCGATCACGAAGAAGCCTGCTGAAACCCGTATGGGTAAAGGTAAGGGAGCTCCGGACCACTGGGTTGCTGTCGTCCGCCCGGGCAAGATCTTGTTCGAGATGGAAGGCGTCACCCCCGAGCTTGCTCGTGAGGCCATGCGTCTTGCAGCACACAAGCTCCCTCTCAAGACCAGCTTTGTTATGCGTCACGATGCGAAGGTTGCTGTCGCGGCGAAGTAA
- the rpmC gene encoding 50S ribosomal protein L29: protein MEFDKIRNLSDDELKTEQAKAGEQLFRIRFQKSLGNVEGIKKLRTLKLDVARIKTVARQRTLAAEQAAAPKKVNVAPAPSQRTARKKAKKA, encoded by the coding sequence ATGGAATTCGACAAGATTCGTAACCTCAGTGACGATGAGCTCAAGACGGAGCAGGCCAAGGCCGGCGAGCAGCTCTTCCGCATCCGCTTCCAGAAGAGCCTCGGCAACGTTGAGGGCATCAAGAAGCTGCGGACCCTCAAGCTCGATGTCGCCCGCATCAAGACGGTCGCCCGTCAGCGCACTCTGGCAGCCGAGCAGGCAGCCGCGCCGAAGAAGGTGAACGTCGCTCCGGCACCCAGCCAGCGCACCGCCCGTAAGAAAGCGAAGAAGGCCTAA
- the rpsQ gene encoding 30S ribosomal protein S17 has product MSDQIIPATTTATEPQAAPRRNEKVGLVVSTKMQKTIVVEIEMRKAHPKYKRVMKSNKKFYAHDEQNSARVGDVVRIREARPLSKLKRWSLEEIVRRSSLSALADEKKPVAVEAK; this is encoded by the coding sequence ATGTCTGATCAGATCATCCCCGCAACGACGACCGCTACCGAGCCCCAGGCTGCACCGCGCCGCAATGAGAAGGTCGGCCTCGTAGTCTCGACCAAGATGCAGAAGACGATCGTTGTCGAGATCGAGATGCGCAAGGCGCACCCGAAGTACAAGCGCGTCATGAAGTCGAACAAGAAGTTCTACGCGCACGACGAGCAGAACTCCGCCCGCGTGGGCGATGTTGTTCGCATTCGCGAGGCCCGTCCACTCTCGAAGCTCAAGCGCTGGTCGCTTGAGGAGATCGTCCGTCGCTCTTCACTCTCCGCATTGGCGGACGAGAAGAAGCCGGTCGCCGTCGAAGCAAAGTAG
- the rplN gene encoding 50S ribosomal protein L14 yields MSVQMRTILDVADNSGARKLQVILPLGGGLGKKAGLGDVVTAAVKEASPDGTVKKGKVVKAVIVRTHKEYRRRDGTYIRFDQNAAVVINDANEPVGTRVFGPVARELREKKFLKIVSLAPEVI; encoded by the coding sequence ATGTCAGTACAAATGAGAACGATCCTCGATGTAGCCGATAACTCCGGCGCCCGCAAGCTGCAGGTCATCCTGCCGCTCGGCGGCGGTCTCGGCAAGAAAGCCGGCCTCGGCGATGTCGTCACGGCAGCCGTCAAGGAAGCTTCTCCCGATGGAACCGTAAAAAAGGGTAAAGTCGTAAAGGCTGTTATTGTGCGCACGCACAAGGAGTACCGTCGCCGCGATGGCACGTACATCCGCTTCGACCAGAACGCTGCCGTCGTCATCAACGATGCCAACGAGCCTGTCGGAACCCGCGTCTTCGGCCCCGTGGCCCGCGAACTTCGCGAGAAGAAGTTTCTCAAAATCGTCTCGCTCGCCCCAGAGGTTATCTAA
- the rplX gene encoding 50S ribosomal protein L24 translates to MAASKIKIKRNDVVAVIAGKDKGKQGRVLRVIADKDRLLVEGVMMIKKHVKPNPQKNIQGGIAEQEATIHISNVMLVDGEGNKTRIGTRIEGDKKVRFSKASGNAIPEKKKK, encoded by the coding sequence ATGGCAGCTAGCAAGATCAAGATCAAGCGTAACGACGTAGTCGCAGTGATCGCCGGTAAAGACAAAGGCAAGCAGGGCCGCGTTCTTCGTGTTATCGCCGATAAAGATCGTCTCCTCGTCGAGGGCGTGATGATGATCAAAAAGCACGTGAAGCCTAACCCGCAGAAGAACATTCAGGGCGGTATCGCGGAGCAAGAAGCCACGATCCACATCTCGAACGTGATGCTCGTCGACGGCGAAGGCAACAAGACCCGCATCGGCACTCGCATCGAAGGTGACAAGAAAGTTCGTTTCTCGAAGGCATCCGGCAACGCGATCCCCGAGAAAAAGAAGAAGTAA
- the rplE gene encoding 50S ribosomal protein L5 has translation MAARLKEKYNSEIKQAISKELGITNAMAIPKIEKIVINMGLGEATQNVKIMDPLVADLAAIAGQKPVTTKAKKSIAAFKVREGMPIGAMVTLRGDTMYEFLDRLISIALPRVRDFRGVSAKSFDGRGNYTLGLRDQLIFAEIDYAKVDKLKGMNVTIVTTAKDDNGARTLLKAFGMPFRVGA, from the coding sequence ATGGCAGCACGTCTCAAAGAGAAGTACAACAGCGAGATCAAGCAGGCAATCTCGAAAGAGCTTGGCATTACCAACGCAATGGCGATTCCCAAGATCGAGAAGATCGTCATCAACATGGGCCTCGGCGAAGCCACCCAGAACGTTAAGATCATGGATCCTCTCGTGGCCGATCTTGCCGCTATCGCTGGCCAGAAGCCTGTCACGACCAAGGCGAAGAAGTCCATCGCCGCTTTCAAGGTTCGCGAAGGTATGCCGATCGGCGCGATGGTCACCCTGCGCGGCGACACGATGTACGAGTTCCTCGATCGCCTCATCTCGATCGCACTGCCCCGTGTTCGTGACTTCCGTGGCGTCTCGGCAAAGAGCTTCGACGGCCGTGGCAACTACACCCTGGGCCTGCGCGATCAGCTCATCTTTGCTGAAATCGACTACGCGAAGGTCGACAAGCTCAAGGGCATGAACGTCACCATCGTCACGACGGCGAAGGATGACAACGGAGCCCGCACCCTGCTCAAGGCATTCGGAATGCCCTTCCGCGTCGGAGCATAG
- a CDS encoding type Z 30S ribosomal protein S14, producing the protein MATTAKRVKDAKKPKFKSRQHNRCQICGRPRAFLRKFGVCRLCFRGLALKGEIPGVVKSSW; encoded by the coding sequence ATGGCAACCACAGCAAAGCGCGTCAAAGATGCAAAGAAGCCGAAGTTCAAGTCCCGCCAGCATAACCGCTGCCAGATCTGCGGTCGCCCCCGCGCCTTCCTCCGGAAGTTCGGCGTCTGCCGTCTTTGCTTCCGCGGGCTTGCGCTTAAGGGCGAGATCCCGGGCGTCGTCAAGTCCAGTTGGTAG
- the rpsH gene encoding 30S ribosomal protein S8, with protein MNLTDPVADFLTRIRNSIRARHQKLDVPASKLKSEIARILKEEGYIANYKPTEENGMKVIRVYLKYGPNNEAVIRDLKRISRPGCRVYLGRDEIRRVQGGLGISIMTTPKGVMTGRQARREGVGGEILAEVW; from the coding sequence ATGAACCTCACTGATCCAGTAGCAGACTTCCTGACCCGCATCCGTAACTCCATTCGTGCGCGTCACCAGAAGCTTGACGTCCCCGCCTCCAAGCTCAAGAGCGAGATCGCCCGTATCCTCAAGGAAGAGGGCTATATTGCAAACTACAAGCCGACGGAAGAGAACGGGATGAAGGTTATCCGTGTCTATCTCAAGTATGGCCCAAACAATGAAGCCGTCATTCGCGACCTCAAGCGCATCTCGCGCCCTGGTTGCCGTGTCTACCTCGGTCGCGATGAGATTCGCCGCGTGCAGGGTGGTCTCGGTATCTCCATTATGACCACCCCGAAGGGTGTCATGACCGGCCGTCAGGCCCGCCGCGAAGGCGTCGGCGGCGAGATTCTCGCAGAGGTCTGGTAA
- the rplF gene encoding 50S ribosomal protein L6, which yields MSRIGKKPIVLPVGVKYTVSENGNTVLVEGPKGKVTAMLPGGITLVEKDGHLLAERKDDKQAAFHGLARALVFNAVTGVTTGWTKDLDIVGIGYRVELKGKNMVVFTLGYSHPIEFPLPTGIEVTIDPKQTHIAVSGIDRQKVGQIAADMRSLRKPDPYKNKGVRYTGEKLKKKVGKTGAK from the coding sequence ATGTCTCGTATCGGCAAAAAGCCAATCGTTCTGCCCGTCGGTGTCAAGTACACCGTCAGCGAAAACGGCAACACGGTCCTCGTCGAAGGCCCCAAGGGTAAGGTCACCGCCATGCTTCCCGGCGGCATCACTCTGGTCGAGAAAGACGGCCACCTTCTCGCCGAGCGCAAGGACGACAAGCAGGCGGCCTTCCATGGCCTCGCCCGCGCCCTCGTCTTCAACGCTGTCACCGGCGTCACCACTGGCTGGACCAAGGATCTCGACATCGTCGGTATTGGTTACCGCGTAGAGCTCAAGGGTAAGAACATGGTTGTCTTCACCCTTGGCTACTCGCATCCGATTGAGTTCCCCCTGCCGACAGGCATTGAGGTCACGATCGACCCTAAGCAGACGCACATTGCCGTCTCTGGCATTGATCGCCAGAAGGTAGGCCAGATCGCCGCCGACATGCGTTCGCTCCGTAAGCCGGATCCCTACAAGAACAAGGGTGTCCGTTACACCGGTGAAAAGCTCAAGAAGAAGGTCGGAAAGACCGGCGCTAAATAA
- the rplR gene encoding 50S ribosomal protein L18, with amino-acid sequence MINPRQRNVIRQRVHTRIREKMSGTAERPRLNVYRSLNHIYTQLIDDLNGVTIASASSFGKKSEEKAYGGNIAAAQAVGKLIAERAQEKGIKKIVFDRGGYLYHGRVKALADAAREAGLDF; translated from the coding sequence ATGATCAATCCCCGTCAACGCAATGTCATCCGCCAGCGCGTCCACACGCGCATCCGTGAGAAGATGTCCGGTACCGCAGAGCGTCCACGTCTCAACGTCTATCGCTCGCTCAACCACATCTACACGCAGCTCATCGACGATCTCAACGGCGTCACCATCGCCTCTGCCTCCTCCTTCGGTAAGAAGTCTGAAGAGAAGGCCTACGGCGGAAACATCGCCGCTGCCCAGGCTGTCGGTAAGCTCATCGCCGAGCGCGCTCAGGAGAAGGGCATCAAGAAGATCGTGTTCGACCGTGGTGGCTATCTCTATCACGGTCGCGTCAAGGCTCTCGCTGACGCCGCTCGCGAAGCAGGACTCGACTTCTAA
- the rpsE gene encoding 30S ribosomal protein S5, whose protein sequence is MATLKKKLDANRLNLKDEVVSINRVTKVVKGGKNMSFAALVVIGDPAEGVVGYGSGKAKEVPQAIRKGIEAAKKNLFKINLTETTIPHQVLGHFGAGQVMLKPAPEGTGIIAGKTVRAVMTSAGVQNVLTKSLGSANPHNVIKATFDALIQLRNKAEVAALRGKAEDEL, encoded by the coding sequence ATGGCAACTCTCAAGAAAAAGCTCGATGCGAACCGCCTCAACCTGAAGGATGAGGTCGTCTCCATCAATCGCGTCACCAAGGTCGTCAAGGGCGGTAAGAATATGTCCTTTGCCGCGCTCGTCGTCATCGGAGACCCCGCAGAGGGCGTCGTCGGCTACGGCTCGGGCAAGGCTAAGGAGGTTCCCCAGGCTATCCGCAAGGGGATCGAAGCCGCCAAGAAGAATCTCTTCAAGATCAACCTCACCGAGACCACGATTCCGCACCAGGTGCTGGGTCACTTCGGCGCCGGTCAGGTCATGCTGAAGCCCGCTCCCGAAGGTACCGGCATCATTGCTGGCAAGACGGTTCGCGCCGTCATGACCTCCGCTGGGGTACAGAACGTGCTGACCAAGTCGCTCGGCTCTGCTAATCCGCACAACGTCATCAAGGCCACCTTCGACGCTCTTATCCAGCTTCGTAACAAGGCCGAAGTCGCCGCCCTGCGCGGCAAGGCAGAGGACGAGCTCTAA
- the rpmD gene encoding 50S ribosomal protein L30 gives MADTNATAKIKLQYFRSKICTPVKHKLVIKGLGFTRLNQIVEREDTPSIRGMVAKVPHLVRFVD, from the coding sequence ATGGCTGATACCAACGCAACCGCCAAAATCAAGCTGCAGTACTTCCGTTCCAAGATCTGCACCCCGGTCAAGCACAAGCTCGTCATCAAGGGCCTCGGCTTCACTCGGTTGAACCAGATCGTCGAGCGCGAGGACACCCCATCCATTCGTGGCATGGTCGCCAAGGTACCGCACTTGGTCCGCTTCGTAGACTAG
- the rplO gene encoding 50S ribosomal protein L15, translating to MAIRNLSNLRAPKKANENKKRVGRGMGSGMGKTSTRGHKGQGSRSGSSLMRGFEGGQMPLHRRLPKRGFTNIFRVEYQVLGLDRIAEIVAAAPGTEFTLENIIALGLLRKKGALIKVLNNGEISTAVTVHAHKFSATAKAAIEKAGGQAILIG from the coding sequence ATGGCAATTCGTAATCTTTCCAATCTACGCGCCCCCAAGAAGGCGAACGAAAACAAGAAGCGTGTCGGCCGTGGTATGGGTTCGGGCATGGGTAAGACTTCCACCCGCGGACACAAGGGGCAGGGCTCGCGCTCTGGTTCGTCCCTGATGCGCGGCTTCGAAGGCGGTCAGATGCCCCTTCACCGTCGTCTCCCCAAGCGTGGTTTCACCAACATCTTCCGCGTTGAGTACCAGGTCCTCGGCCTCGACCGTATCGCCGAGATCGTGGCCGCTGCACCGGGCACCGAGTTCACCCTCGAGAACATCATTGCCCTCGGTCTTCTTCGCAAGAAGGGTGCCCTAATCAAGGTCCTCAACAATGGCGAGATCAGCACCGCCGTTACCGTTCATGCCCACAAATTCTCGGCCACCGCAAAGGCGGCAATCGAGAAGGCTGGCGGCCAGGCCATCCTGATCGGTTAA
- the secY gene encoding preprotein translocase subunit SecY has product MFENIANIFRIPDLRKRVLFTLGLLAVYRLGAHIPTPGINADLLAQFFNQNSGSAMGLVDLFSGGNLRKLTVFALGIMPYITASIIFQLLTVIYEPLAKLQKEGELGRRKITQWTRYVTVLLGIVQSTAIALSLTNTSTGASMVTISHVLFVPLCVLTLTAGTAFIMWLGEQITERGIGNGMSLLIFVGIVTGLPRGINELYIKARDGAWGPFTPIAILILIGGMIAVVAFIVYVERSERRIPVQYAKRIVGRKMMGGQSTHLPLKVNSGGVMPVIFASSILSAPLLLANVPFFGTPLRDTKFFGPILQGIAPGEPWYVLLYVAAIVFFAYFYISIVFRPDDIADNMRKYGGFIPGIRPGRRTSDFINDVLTRITLVGAVYLVIISLVPMFLMSGIHFNHLPLIGQVFDHLPTWMTSGLGVNFYFGGTSLLIVVGVAMDTVQQIESQLIMRHYDGFSPKSGRIRGRRSW; this is encoded by the coding sequence ATGTTCGAGAATATCGCCAATATCTTCCGCATTCCCGACCTCCGCAAGCGCGTTCTCTTCACGCTTGGCCTGCTGGCCGTCTATCGCCTCGGCGCACACATCCCCACCCCCGGCATCAATGCTGACCTGCTGGCTCAGTTCTTCAATCAGAACTCCGGCTCGGCGATGGGCCTCGTGGATCTCTTCTCGGGCGGTAACCTCCGCAAGCTGACTGTCTTTGCCCTCGGCATCATGCCGTATATCACCGCCTCGATCATCTTTCAGCTGCTCACGGTTATCTATGAGCCGCTTGCGAAGCTGCAAAAGGAAGGTGAACTCGGCCGCCGTAAGATCACTCAGTGGACGCGCTACGTTACGGTTCTTCTCGGCATTGTGCAGTCGACGGCTATTGCGCTCTCGCTGACGAACACCAGCACCGGCGCTTCGATGGTCACCATCAGCCACGTCCTCTTCGTTCCCCTTTGCGTTCTGACTCTGACAGCTGGCACCGCCTTCATCATGTGGTTGGGTGAGCAGATCACCGAGCGCGGCATCGGCAACGGCATGTCGCTCCTCATCTTCGTCGGTATCGTAACCGGCCTGCCGCGAGGCATCAACGAGCTTTACATTAAAGCCCGTGACGGCGCCTGGGGACCCTTTACCCCCATCGCGATCTTGATTCTCATCGGAGGCATGATCGCAGTTGTCGCATTTATCGTCTATGTGGAACGCTCCGAGCGCCGCATCCCTGTCCAGTATGCTAAACGGATCGTAGGACGCAAGATGATGGGTGGCCAGTCGACCCATCTTCCGCTCAAAGTCAACTCGGGCGGCGTCATGCCGGTGATCTTTGCTTCCTCTATCCTTTCTGCTCCGCTGCTGCTGGCAAATGTGCCTTTCTTTGGAACACCGTTACGCGACACTAAGTTTTTCGGCCCGATACTGCAAGGCATCGCCCCAGGTGAGCCATGGTATGTGCTCCTCTATGTCGCCGCGATCGTCTTCTTCGCTTATTTCTACATCTCTATCGTCTTCCGTCCGGATGACATCGCCGACAACATGCGCAAATACGGTGGCTTCATCCCCGGAATCCGCCCTGGCCGTCGCACCTCGGACTTTATCAATGATGTGCTTACGCGTATCACCCTGGTTGGCGCAGTCTACCTCGTCATCATCTCTCTCGTTCCCATGTTCCTGATGAGCGGAATCCACTTCAACCATCTTCCCCTTATCGGACAGGTGTTTGACCACCTTCCGACCTGGATGACCAGCGGCCTGGGAGTCAACTTCTACTTCGGTGGAACCTCTCTTCTCATCGTCGTGGGCGTGGCCATGGATACCGTTCAGCAGATCGAGTCACAACTCATCATGCGCCACTACGACGGATTCTCTCCCAAGTCCGGTCGCATCCGTGGCCGGCGTAGCTGGTAA
- a CDS encoding adenylate kinase, with product MIHTEAHHTPAPADKTFLPGPVLLLGAPGVGKGTQAKLLMAEFSIPQISTGDLLRAHRARHTKLGMLAEDLMSQGHLVPDDLVNEMVADRLTEPDAQRGYILDGFPRTLPQADWLDAHLASADSSRESTLPVIAVSINVAYDELLHRITGRRISPAGRIYNIYSNAPKIAGICDVDGSSLVQRTDDSEEVFVERMKTFEALTAPVIEHYRSHGRFEEVDGSQSVEKVSSAITSALKRLRQEQL from the coding sequence TTGATTCATACTGAAGCACATCACACACCGGCCCCGGCAGATAAGACTTTCCTGCCTGGGCCGGTTCTCCTTCTCGGGGCTCCCGGTGTCGGCAAGGGCACCCAGGCCAAGCTCCTGATGGCCGAGTTCAGCATCCCGCAGATCTCTACCGGCGACCTCCTCCGCGCTCACCGCGCGCGTCACACTAAGCTAGGCATGCTCGCCGAGGATCTGATGAGCCAGGGACATCTCGTTCCAGACGATCTCGTCAATGAAATGGTCGCCGACCGGCTCACCGAGCCCGACGCGCAACGCGGCTATATCCTCGACGGCTTCCCTCGTACCCTCCCGCAGGCTGACTGGCTCGACGCACACCTCGCCAGCGCCGACTCCTCCCGCGAGTCAACGCTCCCGGTCATCGCAGTCAGCATCAACGTCGCCTACGATGAGCTTCTGCACCGGATCACGGGACGCCGCATCTCGCCCGCTGGCCGCATCTACAATATTTACTCGAACGCACCGAAGATCGCTGGCATCTGCGACGTGGATGGTTCAAGTCTCGTCCAGCGCACCGATGACTCTGAAGAGGTGTTCGTCGAGCGCATGAAGACCTTCGAAGCACTGACAGCGCCCGTCATCGAGCACTACCGTTCTCATGGCCGTTTTGAAGAGGTCGACGGTAGTCAGTCTGTCGAGAAGGTCAGCTCTGCCATCACCTCGGCGCTCAAGCGCCTCCGTCAGGAGCAACTCTAG